A region of Prochlorococcus marinus subsp. pastoris str. CCMP1986 DNA encodes the following proteins:
- a CDS encoding GDSL-type esterase/lipase family protein: protein MPVLPKQLVVIGDSSVYGWGDTVGGGWCERLRKDWSKFHDFPIIYPLGVRGDGIEKVSLRWEKEWSSRGETRRNKPKAILLNVGLNDTPTIGQKNGRHQLEINGFEYGLERLIFEMKSQTQVFVIGLTPVDENKMPFAGCLWYSNDFCHSYERRMEEVCINQNVPFLPTFREMYSDNRSKNWIAEDGIHLNTHGHLWIYQRLKSWDILNKWKES, encoded by the coding sequence GTGCCTGTTTTACCAAAACAATTGGTTGTAATCGGAGATAGTTCAGTATATGGATGGGGGGATACTGTAGGAGGAGGATGGTGCGAAAGACTAAGAAAAGATTGGTCTAAATTTCATGATTTTCCAATTATTTATCCACTAGGGGTAAGAGGAGATGGAATTGAAAAGGTTTCTTTACGTTGGGAAAAAGAATGGTCGTCAAGAGGAGAAACAAGAAGAAATAAACCCAAAGCTATCCTCTTAAATGTGGGTCTTAATGATACACCAACAATTGGACAAAAAAATGGGCGACACCAATTAGAGATAAATGGATTCGAGTATGGATTAGAAAGATTAATTTTTGAAATGAAGTCCCAAACTCAAGTTTTTGTAATTGGGCTAACCCCAGTTGATGAAAACAAAATGCCATTTGCTGGATGTTTATGGTATTCAAATGATTTCTGTCATTCTTATGAAAGAAGAATGGAAGAAGTCTGTATTAATCAAAATGTCCCTTTTCTGCCAACTTTTAGAGAAATGTACTCAGATAACAGAAGTAAGAATTGGATCGCAGAGGATGGTATACACTTAAATACGCATGGACATCTTTGGATTTATCAACGTCTTAAAAGTTGGGATATTCTTAATAAATGGAAGGAATCCTAA
- a CDS encoding PhnE/PtxC family ABC transporter permease yields the protein MNKLKLNSSSITFLPILVCIPIAYELFINFHIGGIELFKEFIISAFNPKINNEIIFTLVKRLNETIFIAFFSWLISIIFGVIFGILSSEIFYKILNLPIFLKRFLNLFLTFIRSIHEIIWGLILMQIYGINFSIGIIAICIPYVAINAKVFSEQIENINLKTIESIKQINGIKSSTLITLVWAPVIETFKNFGLYRLECAIRSTAVLGLFGVGGIGTSIFLSFQTLNFRELWTYLWGLAFLIIISKKLLKRFNLSNTSKNLLTSFVIALFCISLFSLSFFVYFIFNKNAIPFNSINNLLISNVNFISYDFLKLLLETIVLCLLSTGIAISFPPLFILIFNNKIGITIIRIISFLFRLIPPPVLILILLMFNDPSISLAAITLGLHNAAITSKLLLANLHNQDNKQYIAMKSLGVAKRSSWLYGLFVKQANSYLAYCAYRSDIIIRETAILGVIGSVGLGWQLQESLTSFAWEEVIVILFAYSSIAIIGELINGKIKINLT from the coding sequence TTGAATAAATTAAAATTAAATTCTTCGTCAATAACTTTTCTACCAATACTAGTTTGTATACCTATAGCCTATGAACTATTTATTAATTTTCATATTGGAGGAATTGAATTATTTAAAGAATTTATTATTTCTGCCTTTAATCCAAAAATTAATAATGAAATCATTTTCACCTTAGTAAAAAGATTAAATGAAACTATTTTTATTGCATTTTTTAGTTGGCTAATAAGTATTATATTTGGGGTTATTTTTGGAATATTATCTTCAGAAATTTTTTATAAAATATTAAATTTACCTATATTTTTAAAGAGATTTTTAAATTTATTTTTAACTTTTATAAGATCGATTCATGAAATAATTTGGGGACTTATATTAATGCAAATATATGGTATAAATTTTTCAATTGGAATAATAGCTATTTGCATTCCTTATGTTGCTATAAATGCAAAAGTTTTTAGTGAGCAAATAGAAAATATTAATCTTAAAACTATTGAATCAATTAAACAAATTAATGGTATTAAATCTTCCACTTTAATAACATTAGTTTGGGCTCCAGTGATAGAAACCTTTAAAAATTTTGGGTTATACCGTTTGGAATGTGCCATAAGAAGTACAGCAGTTTTAGGATTGTTTGGAGTTGGAGGAATAGGCACAAGTATATTTTTGTCCTTTCAAACTTTGAATTTCCGAGAGCTATGGACTTATCTTTGGGGTTTAGCTTTTTTAATTATTATCTCAAAAAAACTATTAAAAAGATTCAACCTCTCTAACACTTCTAAGAATTTATTGACCTCTTTTGTAATAGCTTTATTTTGTATTAGTTTATTTTCTTTATCTTTCTTTGTTTATTTTATATTTAATAAAAATGCAATACCTTTTAATTCAATCAATAATCTTTTGATATCAAACGTTAATTTTATTTCATACGATTTTTTAAAGCTATTATTAGAAACAATAGTTTTATGTCTTTTATCTACTGGAATAGCTATAAGTTTTCCTCCCCTTTTTATATTGATTTTCAATAATAAAATAGGAATTACAATTATCAGAATAATCTCATTTTTATTTCGTTTAATACCACCGCCTGTATTAATCCTAATACTCTTAATGTTTAATGATCCTTCAATATCTTTAGCAGCAATAACATTAGGATTGCATAACGCAGCTATAACAAGCAAATTGCTTTTGGCGAATTTACATAACCAAGATAATAAACAATATATTGCAATGAAATCATTAGGAGTTGCAAAGAGGTCTAGTTGGCTTTACGGATTATTTGTTAAACAAGCAAATAGTTACTTAGCATATTGTGCTTATAGATCAGACATTATAATTAGAGAAACAGCCATTCTGGGAGTAATTGGTAGTGTTGGTTTAGGTTGGCAACTTCAAGAATCATTGACTTCATTTGCATGGGAAGAAGTCATAGTGATTTTGTTTGCTTATAGCTCAATTGCAATAATTGGAGAATTAATAAATGGTAAAATCAAAATTAATTTAACTTGA
- a CDS encoding ATP-binding cassette domain-containing protein, with product MINTLLELKEVSYKNKNNFTLNKLSLRIKSGEKIALLGKSGAGKTTLISILNGTLKPNKGRVKLFNTEFDKLNLHQKIRISTIWQDLRLIEDLSAEQNVNCGLLGKQSFLFAFKNLLNISSFNKAHQYMQVCNLKKSIFSKNIRKISGGQKQRVAIARSLIQESDILLADEPFNNLDPKLTSNIKNLLLITKNKNKIKVPNTTLISLHRLDLLDGFNRIIGMKNGEILFDLEKTKLKKYHLNKIY from the coding sequence ATGATTAATACTCTTCTCGAATTAAAAGAGGTAAGCTATAAAAATAAAAATAATTTCACCTTAAACAAGTTAAGTTTACGAATTAAATCGGGTGAAAAAATTGCCTTATTAGGCAAAAGTGGCGCGGGTAAAACTACTCTTATATCTATTCTTAACGGAACACTCAAGCCTAACAAAGGTAGAGTCAAATTATTTAATACAGAATTTGATAAATTAAACTTACATCAAAAGATTAGGATATCAACTATCTGGCAAGATTTAAGATTAATAGAAGATCTATCAGCAGAACAAAATGTAAATTGTGGACTTCTTGGAAAACAAAGTTTCCTATTTGCTTTTAAAAATTTACTAAATATAAGTTCTTTTAATAAAGCTCATCAATATATGCAAGTTTGTAATCTTAAGAAATCTATTTTTTCCAAAAATATTAGAAAAATATCTGGAGGCCAAAAACAAAGAGTTGCTATTGCAAGATCATTAATTCAAGAGTCAGATATCCTACTTGCTGATGAGCCTTTTAATAATTTAGATCCAAAACTAACTTCTAATATTAAAAATCTATTATTAATTACTAAAAATAAAAATAAAATAAAAGTTCCTAACACTACTTTAATTTCTTTGCATAGATTAGATTTATTAGATGGTTTTAATAGAATTATTGGAATGAAAAATGGTGAAATATTATTTGATTTAGAGAAAACTAAATTAAAAAAATATCATTTAAACAAGATTTATTAG
- a CDS encoding putative selenate ABC transporter substrate-binding protein: MNKIFINIKKIVVTSTIFFAILSSPLNANPKVLKIGAIPDQNQEVLDKRFNLFAKELAKTLDVKVKYIPVINYVAAVTGFRANDLDLVWFGGLSGVQARLQTPNAIVIAQRDIDKEFKSVFIVNKKLKLDSISNKNGLKKLKNLRFIFGSENSTSGRLMPEYYLNDAGIKIENFKGKRVGFSGSHDATIALVNSGAFDAGALNKQVWENNLKNNPKRTKNVNLFWITPDYVDYHWVAQGNLDNRFRKGFTKELKSTILNLDIKNKENKKILDMFNAKKFIEAESSDYKNIEVIARKLKKIR; the protein is encoded by the coding sequence ATGAATAAGATTTTTATTAACATCAAAAAGATAGTTGTAACCTCTACTATTTTTTTTGCGATTCTTTCATCACCTTTGAATGCGAATCCAAAAGTTTTAAAGATTGGGGCAATTCCTGATCAAAATCAAGAGGTGTTAGACAAAAGATTTAATTTGTTTGCAAAAGAATTAGCCAAGACTCTAGATGTAAAGGTAAAGTATATTCCCGTTATTAATTATGTTGCTGCGGTTACTGGATTTAGAGCAAATGATTTAGATTTAGTATGGTTTGGTGGTTTATCCGGAGTTCAGGCAAGATTACAAACCCCTAATGCAATTGTGATTGCTCAACGAGATATTGATAAAGAATTTAAAAGCGTTTTTATTGTGAATAAGAAATTAAAACTTGATTCAATTTCCAATAAAAATGGACTTAAAAAGCTCAAGAATCTAAGATTTATTTTTGGTTCTGAAAATTCAACATCTGGAAGGTTAATGCCAGAATATTACCTTAATGATGCTGGAATAAAAATAGAAAACTTTAAAGGAAAAAGAGTAGGATTTAGCGGTAGTCATGATGCAACTATCGCTTTAGTTAATAGTGGGGCCTTTGATGCAGGAGCTTTAAATAAACAAGTGTGGGAAAATAATCTTAAAAATAATCCTAAAAGAACAAAAAATGTAAATCTTTTTTGGATTACTCCTGATTATGTTGACTATCATTGGGTTGCTCAAGGAAATCTTGATAATAGATTTCGAAAAGGTTTTACTAAAGAACTTAAATCTACAATTCTTAATTTGGATATTAAAAATAAAGAAAATAAAAAGATATTAGATATGTTCAACGCAAAAAAATTTATAGAAGCAGAATCTAGTGACTATAAAAATATCGAGGTAATCGCGAGAAAATTAAAAAAAATCAGATGA
- a CDS encoding pyridoxal phosphate-dependent aminotransferase, producing the protein MSEVNLSKRALSIEPSLTLQISAKANQLAKEGKDICNLSAGEPDFDAPNEILKATSEAIFDGYTKYGPASGDLELRKAIAEKLQTQNNLNVEYENVMVTNGAKQSIYNLFQVLLNDGDEVIIPAPYWLSYPQMVRLAGGKPVFLNSSAEDGFKINIQDLKSKISPKTKFIIINSPNNPTGRVMPKEELLQIAELVRENKNINILSDEIYELILKKEFKHLSLASLATDLKERIFIINGFAKGWAMTGWRVGYLVGQKDVIKASSALQSQSTSNVCSFVQRGALEALKINREFFLEINSHYDLRREVLYKGLKNIEGLFISPPNGAFYAFPRLPNNSMTSVEFCKRILNDYGLVVVPGKPFGDDQCIRISCASSKEKILDGLTRLEKGILNYYF; encoded by the coding sequence ATGAGTGAAGTAAATTTATCAAAAAGAGCACTCTCTATTGAGCCTTCACTTACTCTGCAGATAAGTGCTAAAGCTAACCAACTCGCAAAAGAGGGAAAAGACATCTGTAATTTAAGTGCTGGAGAACCAGACTTTGATGCTCCCAATGAAATATTAAAAGCAACAAGTGAGGCTATATTTGATGGATATACAAAATATGGTCCTGCCTCAGGAGATTTAGAACTTAGAAAAGCCATTGCTGAAAAACTTCAAACCCAAAACAATTTAAATGTTGAATATGAAAATGTAATGGTAACAAATGGAGCAAAACAGTCAATTTATAATCTTTTCCAGGTTTTATTGAATGATGGGGACGAAGTGATTATACCTGCTCCTTATTGGTTAAGCTATCCTCAGATGGTTAGATTGGCAGGGGGAAAGCCTGTATTCCTAAATTCTTCTGCTGAAGATGGATTCAAAATAAATATACAAGATTTAAAATCTAAGATATCTCCAAAAACGAAATTTATAATTATTAATTCTCCCAACAATCCAACTGGTAGAGTAATGCCAAAAGAAGAGTTGTTACAAATTGCAGAATTAGTAAGAGAAAACAAAAATATTAATATTCTTTCAGATGAGATTTACGAATTAATTCTTAAAAAAGAATTTAAGCATTTAAGTTTAGCTTCACTAGCAACTGACTTAAAAGAAAGAATTTTTATAATTAATGGTTTTGCAAAGGGTTGGGCAATGACTGGGTGGAGAGTTGGTTATTTAGTAGGACAAAAAGATGTTATTAAAGCATCATCAGCCTTACAAAGCCAAAGTACAAGTAATGTTTGTTCTTTCGTTCAAAGAGGTGCTCTAGAGGCTTTAAAAATAAACCGAGAATTTTTCTTAGAAATCAATAGCCATTATGATCTAAGAAGAGAAGTCCTTTATAAAGGGCTAAAAAATATCGAAGGACTATTTATATCTCCACCTAATGGAGCTTTTTATGCATTTCCTAGATTACCTAATAACTCCATGACTTCTGTAGAGTTTTGCAAAAGAATTCTTAATGATTATGGTTTAGTGGTGGTGCCTGGAAAACCTTTTGGTGATGATCAATGTATTAGGATATCTTGTGCCTCTTCAAAAGAAAAGATTCTTGATGGCTTAACAAGATTAGAGAAAGGGATTTTAAATTATTACTTTTAA
- a CDS encoding uracil-DNA glycosylase, translating into MKRLVISRGNVFANLLIIGEAPGALEDLEGEPYVGRSGKLLDELLIEAGIDLQKDVYFCNVIKCRPPNNRKPTNKEINIHKPWLMQQIKLVDPKFIILTGSTAMRTILEIKNPISKTRGKWFKKGGREIITIFHPSYLLRFSSKDVEKPYDLTLKDLKKVSSKLYAL; encoded by the coding sequence TTGAAAAGATTAGTCATTAGTAGAGGTAATGTATTTGCAAATTTATTAATTATTGGGGAAGCACCTGGTGCTCTAGAAGACTTAGAGGGAGAGCCTTATGTTGGTAGATCAGGGAAATTGTTAGATGAACTATTAATAGAAGCAGGAATTGACTTACAAAAGGATGTATATTTTTGTAATGTAATTAAATGTCGTCCTCCAAACAATAGAAAACCAACTAATAAGGAAATAAATATTCATAAACCATGGTTAATGCAGCAAATTAAACTAGTAGATCCAAAATTTATTATTTTAACCGGTTCGACTGCTATGAGAACTATTTTGGAAATAAAGAATCCAATTTCTAAAACAAGAGGAAAATGGTTTAAGAAAGGTGGGAGAGAAATTATTACTATTTTTCACCCATCTTATTTGTTGAGATTCTCTTCAAAAGATGTTGAAAAACCATATGATCTAACTTTAAAAGACCTTAAGAAGGTTAGTAGTAAACTATATGCTTTATAA
- the ispG gene encoding (E)-4-hydroxy-3-methylbut-2-enyl-diphosphate synthase, whose protein sequence is MSLTQSKEVNSLSRRYSTYIERRITRTVMVGDIAIGSDYPVRVQSMINEDTMDVDNSYLAIKRLHEVGCEIVRLTVPSLAHAKAVGDIKEKLIKNNIDTPLVADVHHNGMKIAMEVAKHVDKVRINPGLFVFEKSDPTRTEYTDTEFETIKKTILKRFTPLVEVLKSENKALRIGVNHGSLSERMLFTYGDTPLGMTESAMEFVKICDELDFHNIIISMKASRAPVMLAAYRMIADRLDAEGYNYPLHLGVTEAGDGDYGRIKSTAGIGTLLAEGLGDTIRVSLTEAPEKEIPVCYSILQSLGLRKTMVEYISCPSCGRTLFNLEEVVDKVRKATSHLTGLDIAIMGCIVNGPGEMADADYGYVGKGKGTIALYRRKEEIKRVPEDEGVDALIRLIKDDGKWIDP, encoded by the coding sequence ATGTCACTTACTCAATCAAAAGAGGTGAATAGTCTCTCAAGGAGATATTCAACTTATATTGAGAGAAGGATAACTAGAACAGTAATGGTTGGGGATATCGCAATTGGTAGTGATTATCCAGTAAGAGTTCAATCGATGATAAATGAAGATACCATGGATGTGGATAATTCTTATTTAGCAATTAAAAGACTTCATGAAGTTGGATGCGAAATAGTAAGACTAACTGTTCCTTCTCTAGCTCATGCAAAGGCTGTTGGGGATATTAAAGAAAAATTAATAAAAAATAATATAGATACCCCCTTAGTTGCAGATGTTCATCACAATGGAATGAAAATTGCAATGGAGGTTGCAAAACATGTTGATAAAGTAAGAATTAATCCAGGATTATTTGTTTTTGAGAAATCAGATCCTACAAGGACTGAATATACTGACACTGAGTTTGAGACTATTAAAAAAACAATTCTTAAAAGATTTACTCCACTTGTAGAAGTTTTAAAGTCCGAGAATAAAGCTTTAAGAATTGGAGTTAATCATGGATCTTTATCCGAGAGGATGCTCTTTACTTATGGAGATACACCTTTAGGGATGACAGAATCTGCAATGGAATTCGTCAAAATCTGCGATGAGCTTGATTTTCATAACATCATTATTTCTATGAAAGCATCAAGAGCACCAGTGATGTTAGCTGCATATAGAATGATTGCAGATAGATTAGATGCAGAAGGATATAACTACCCTTTGCATTTGGGTGTTACTGAAGCAGGAGATGGTGATTATGGAAGGATTAAGAGTACTGCAGGTATAGGAACACTTCTTGCTGAAGGTCTTGGAGATACTATCAGAGTTTCTCTAACTGAAGCTCCTGAAAAGGAGATTCCAGTATGCTATTCAATTTTGCAATCTTTAGGATTGCGAAAAACAATGGTTGAATATATAAGTTGTCCTAGCTGTGGTAGAACGCTTTTTAATTTAGAGGAGGTTGTAGATAAAGTGAGGAAAGCCACTTCCCATTTGACTGGTTTAGACATAGCAATAATGGGTTGTATAGTAAATGGTCCAGGAGAAATGGCAGATGCTGATTACGGTTATGTAGGCAAAGGTAAAGGTACAATTGCTCTCTACAGAAGAAAAGAAGAGATAAAAAGAGTACCTGAGGATGAAGGGGTTGATGCTTTAATTCGGCTCATTAAAGATGATGGGAAATGGATTGATCCCTAA
- a CDS encoding S41 family peptidase, translating to MKIKKLFKNKLIFLIVTTFSGLLVSNHSKATILENNYKEVIDHVWQIVYRDFLDSSGKFERSNWINLRKEFLAKKYSDNNEAYDAIRDMLSNLDDPYTRFLDPKEFNQMRIDTSGELTGVGIQIAKDNESDSIIIISPIEGTPAYEAGIKAKDIILSIDNVSTKGLNIEDAVKLIRGRRGTKVKLEILRNGNSFYKSLLRERIELKSVTSKINKTKDGLLIGYVRLKQFNANASREMKDTLKDLEIKKVSGYVLDLRSNPGGLLESSIDISRQFIDKGIIVSTLSKDGLRETKRGNGKALTKKPLIVLVNEGSASASEIVSGAIRDNNRGKLVGKKTFGKGLVQSMRTLVDGSGLTVTVAKYLTPNGTDINKFGITPDIEVKMNSNPILQREIGTKRDRQYRAGEKELLKIIKKTKLVSQFQPDSANVLAVFKNNENNFVYSLN from the coding sequence TTGAAAATAAAAAAATTGTTTAAAAATAAACTTATCTTTTTAATAGTGACAACTTTTTCTGGGCTATTGGTGAGTAATCATTCAAAGGCGACAATTTTAGAAAATAACTATAAAGAGGTTATTGATCACGTTTGGCAAATAGTATATAGAGACTTCCTTGATTCAAGTGGGAAATTTGAGAGATCTAATTGGATTAATTTAAGAAAGGAATTTTTAGCAAAAAAATATTCAGATAATAATGAAGCTTATGATGCAATTAGAGATATGCTTTCAAATTTAGATGACCCATATACAAGATTTCTAGACCCAAAAGAATTTAATCAAATGAGAATAGATACTTCAGGAGAATTAACTGGAGTCGGAATACAAATTGCTAAAGATAATGAATCTGATTCTATAATTATTATTTCTCCTATAGAGGGAACTCCTGCTTATGAGGCTGGAATTAAAGCTAAAGATATTATTTTATCAATCGATAATGTATCTACTAAAGGGTTGAATATTGAGGATGCAGTTAAATTAATAAGGGGCAGAAGGGGTACAAAAGTTAAACTTGAAATCCTAAGAAATGGGAATTCTTTTTACAAGTCCTTATTAAGAGAAAGGATAGAATTAAAATCAGTGACAAGCAAAATCAATAAAACTAAAGATGGATTATTAATAGGTTACGTTAGATTAAAGCAGTTTAATGCTAATGCATCAAGAGAGATGAAAGATACATTAAAAGATTTAGAAATAAAAAAAGTTTCTGGATATGTTCTTGATTTAAGAAGTAATCCCGGAGGATTATTAGAATCTAGTATTGATATTTCTCGTCAATTTATTGATAAAGGCATAATCGTAAGCACCTTATCTAAAGATGGTTTGAGAGAAACAAAAAGAGGAAATGGTAAGGCTTTAACAAAAAAACCTTTAATTGTACTTGTCAATGAAGGTTCGGCGAGTGCAAGTGAAATAGTCTCCGGAGCAATAAGAGATAATAACAGAGGTAAATTAGTAGGTAAGAAAACTTTCGGCAAAGGCCTTGTTCAGTCTATGCGAACTTTGGTGGATGGTTCAGGGTTAACAGTTACGGTGGCAAAATACTTAACTCCCAATGGAACGGATATAAATAAGTTTGGAATTACTCCGGATATAGAAGTCAAGATGAATTCCAATCCAATTCTTCAAAGAGAAATTGGTACTAAAAGAGATAGACAATATAGAGCTGGTGAGAAAGAACTTCTTAAAATTATTAAAAAAACTAAATTAGTAAGTCAGTTTCAACCTGATTCTGCAAATGTATTAGCTGTTTTTAAAAATAATGAAAATAATTTCGTTTATTCATTGAATTAG
- the nadA gene encoding quinolinate synthase NadA, which produces MTSTAKQKSIQNEKDLISEIKELCLKANAIILAHYYQAPEIQDIADFIGDSLDLSRKAANNDADTIVFCGVHFMAETAKILSPNKTVLLPDIDAGCSLADDCPAEEFQKFREENPDHYVVSYINCTAEVKAQSDLICTSSNAVSLVEKIPKDKKIIFAPDKNLGRWVQKNSGRKLKLWPGSCIVHETFSEEALLKLKYKHPDAKVIAHPECSQNLLVLSDFIGSTSKLLDFVSNDYSDTYMVLTEPGIIHQMKKKEPNKNFIEVPDIDGCKCNECPYMKLNTLEKILDCLKNNSPSIELDPEIIKKAYKPIKRMLDMSI; this is translated from the coding sequence ATAACTTCTACTGCAAAACAGAAATCTATTCAAAATGAAAAAGATTTGATTTCTGAAATTAAGGAGCTTTGCTTAAAAGCTAATGCGATAATTCTTGCTCATTATTATCAAGCGCCAGAAATTCAAGATATCGCTGATTTTATTGGAGATTCTTTAGATCTCTCTAGGAAAGCAGCAAATAATGATGCAGACACAATAGTTTTTTGTGGTGTTCATTTTATGGCAGAAACTGCGAAAATACTTAGCCCAAACAAAACAGTTTTATTACCTGATATTGATGCAGGTTGTTCCTTGGCTGATGATTGTCCTGCAGAAGAGTTTCAAAAATTTAGAGAAGAAAATCCTGATCATTATGTTGTAAGTTATATAAACTGTACTGCAGAAGTAAAAGCTCAAAGTGATTTAATTTGCACAAGTAGCAATGCTGTTTCATTAGTAGAAAAAATTCCTAAAGATAAAAAAATTATATTTGCGCCAGATAAAAATCTTGGTCGATGGGTTCAAAAAAACTCAGGAAGAAAACTTAAACTTTGGCCAGGCAGCTGTATAGTTCATGAAACATTTAGTGAAGAGGCCTTATTAAAATTAAAGTACAAACATCCCGATGCAAAAGTAATCGCCCATCCTGAGTGCAGCCAAAATTTATTAGTACTTTCAGATTTTATTGGTTCAACCAGTAAGTTATTAGATTTCGTTAGTAATGATTATTCTGATACTTATATGGTTTTAACTGAACCTGGGATAATTCATCAAATGAAAAAGAAAGAACCTAATAAAAATTTTATTGAAGTACCAGATATTGATGGTTGTAAATGTAATGAGTGTCCATATATGAAATTGAATACATTAGAAAAAATTTTAGATTGTTTAAAAAACAATTCCCCTTCAATTGAATTAGACCCTGAAATAATTAAAAAAGCTTACAAACCAATAAAAAGAATGCTGGATATGAGCATCTAA